The proteins below come from a single Candidatus Methylomirabilis tolerans genomic window:
- the mfd gene encoding transcription-repair coupling factor: MIRSIEQLEDLLIPEIQEIVSRLDDGVDALYLTGLFGTSKALILSQIARQAKRPIVVLVSLPAEAELLAKDLRVFFRGPVGFLPERDEDPETRYQRIACLAGLATKELPLTVVSIRTAVERLSPPSALLGAAFTLYVGRLIPRDELVGALEVGGYRRVNQVTDCGEYSLRGNLLDLFPPKSVLSRVEESDLPVRAEFFGDEILELRAFDPATQRSIRAVEQVSVLPVVEAPLTGEACQQALEESADLLQYVSPDAAWVLVDPAGLQAHAASLSQDASRPLPNPSPEYPLGAGEGRVGGILDWSDVEQRLSLRPRIFLEEFLQSNSLTEEAAIGFQVRTITAYRGRMMELTRDLEGWRRQGRRIHLVCRSEAQGRRLAEVLREHEVAASIGSGMALPSEITVITGELSGGFHLDEASLTYITETEIFGMRHLPPRRLRPKAVSALASYQDLAYGDFVVHEDHGIGIYKGLRQLTVGGIEGDYLLIIYADHAKLYVPTSKLHLVYRYAGADSAPPTLDRLGSASWTKAKERVRASVREMAQELLSLYAARQVVKGYALPSDTPWQREFEAGFPYEETPGQLRAIAEAKADMERDRPMDRLICGDVGYGKTEVAMRAAFKTVMGGKQVAVLVPTTVLALQHSRTFSERFGNFPIKIEMLSRFRSRKEQGDVLRGVREGIVDIVIGTHRLLQKDVHFRDLGLLVVDEEHRFGVAAKERMKQIRRQVNVLTLTATPIPRTLHMSMLGVRDISTIETPPEERLSIKTIVARFDQALIKEAIEQELDRRGQVFFVHNRVESIQSVARLIKRLVPRARLTVAHGELPEARLERIMCDFYGGKFDILLCTTIIESGLDVGTANTIIIDRADALGLAQLYQLRGRVGRDKHRAYAYLLVPEDAALSEVAKKRLQAIAELTELGAGFKVAAKDLEIRGAGNLLGSEQHGQIAAVGFDLYCRLIESTVRNLKGEAAAEPVEPSIRLEAEGYVPEAYVEDPNIRLQLYKRLAALSLPQEISAFREELVDRFGEPPHETERLLTAMTLRILARSLCIREVNITGKTIRFAFSEPPPLAPAKVAALLHKEGGRLRYIPGNTTRTGSDALEYTVNGRDNIATAQALLSQLQECR, encoded by the coding sequence ATGATACGATCGATAGAGCAGTTAGAGGATCTCCTGATTCCTGAGATTCAGGAGATCGTGTCCCGGCTTGACGACGGGGTCGACGCACTGTATCTCACCGGTCTCTTCGGGACCTCAAAGGCGTTGATTCTCTCTCAGATCGCTCGTCAGGCGAAACGTCCCATCGTGGTGTTGGTCTCCTTGCCTGCCGAGGCCGAACTGCTGGCGAAAGATCTGCGCGTCTTCTTCCGCGGTCCGGTCGGCTTCTTACCTGAACGTGATGAGGACCCCGAGACCCGGTATCAGCGGATTGCCTGCCTGGCAGGTCTTGCCACGAAAGAGCTGCCCCTGACGGTTGTCTCTATCCGAACGGCTGTTGAACGCCTTTCTCCCCCGTCAGCCCTCCTGGGAGCCGCCTTTACGCTGTACGTTGGACGACTGATCCCGCGGGATGAGTTGGTGGGCGCCCTGGAGGTGGGCGGCTACCGTCGAGTGAATCAGGTGACGGATTGCGGCGAATACAGCCTGCGCGGGAATCTCCTCGACCTCTTCCCTCCCAAATCCGTCCTGAGCCGTGTCGAAGAATCGGATCTTCCTGTTCGCGCTGAATTCTTCGGCGATGAGATACTTGAGCTTCGCGCATTCGATCCAGCCACCCAGCGGTCCATTCGCGCTGTCGAGCAGGTCTCCGTCCTGCCTGTTGTAGAAGCGCCTTTGACGGGTGAAGCGTGTCAGCAGGCTCTGGAGGAATCAGCCGATCTTCTGCAGTACGTGTCGCCCGATGCCGCATGGGTCCTGGTAGATCCGGCGGGTCTGCAGGCTCACGCGGCCAGCCTTTCGCAAGACGCCTCACGTCCTCTCCCTAACCCTTCCCCCGAGTACCCTCTGGGTGCGGGGGAGGGCAGGGTGGGGGGGATCCTCGACTGGAGCGACGTTGAGCAGAGACTCTCCCTGAGGCCGCGAATCTTCCTGGAGGAATTCCTGCAATCGAACAGTCTTACGGAAGAGGCAGCGATCGGGTTCCAGGTGCGCACCATCACGGCCTACCGTGGCCGAATGATGGAGCTCACACGCGACCTTGAAGGGTGGCGTCGGCAGGGCCGAAGAATCCACCTGGTCTGCAGGAGTGAGGCCCAAGGTCGGCGCCTGGCTGAGGTACTCAGGGAACATGAGGTCGCAGCCTCTATCGGCTCAGGGATGGCGTTGCCAAGCGAAATCACTGTCATTACTGGTGAACTCAGCGGTGGCTTCCATCTGGATGAGGCGTCACTGACTTATATCACCGAAACCGAAATCTTTGGGATGCGACATCTTCCGCCCCGCCGCTTACGTCCGAAGGCGGTCTCCGCCCTTGCCTCCTACCAGGACCTCGCCTATGGCGATTTCGTTGTCCACGAGGATCACGGGATCGGCATATACAAAGGACTGCGGCAACTTACTGTTGGCGGGATAGAAGGCGATTATCTGCTCATCATCTACGCCGATCACGCCAAGCTCTATGTGCCGACCAGCAAACTCCATCTAGTCTATCGGTATGCGGGCGCCGATAGTGCTCCACCCACCCTCGATCGATTGGGGAGCGCCTCATGGACTAAGGCCAAGGAGCGAGTCAGGGCTTCCGTCCGCGAGATGGCCCAGGAGCTGCTCAGCCTGTATGCGGCCAGGCAGGTTGTCAAGGGGTATGCTCTCCCTTCTGATACGCCGTGGCAACGGGAATTCGAGGCTGGATTCCCATACGAAGAAACCCCGGGCCAGCTTCGGGCGATCGCCGAGGCCAAGGCCGACATGGAGCGAGATCGGCCGATGGACCGTCTGATCTGCGGTGACGTCGGATATGGTAAGACCGAAGTGGCGATGCGGGCCGCCTTTAAGACGGTTATGGGGGGGAAGCAGGTGGCGGTCCTGGTTCCGACTACTGTCCTCGCCTTACAGCATTCCCGGACGTTTTCTGAGCGGTTCGGCAATTTTCCGATCAAGATTGAGATGCTCTCCCGCTTCCGCAGCCGCAAAGAGCAGGGCGACGTACTGCGTGGCGTCCGTGAGGGCATCGTCGATATCGTGATCGGGACCCACCGCCTGCTCCAGAAGGATGTCCACTTCCGGGACCTGGGACTGCTTGTGGTGGATGAGGAGCACCGCTTCGGCGTCGCAGCCAAGGAGCGCATGAAGCAGATCCGGCGACAGGTCAATGTTCTGACGCTCACCGCGACGCCGATCCCGAGAACGCTGCACATGTCGATGCTGGGGGTTAGGGATATCAGTACCATCGAGACCCCGCCGGAGGAGCGCCTCTCAATCAAGACGATCGTAGCCAGGTTCGACCAGGCCCTCATCAAGGAGGCGATAGAGCAGGAGCTGGATAGACGAGGACAGGTCTTCTTTGTGCATAATCGCGTGGAGAGCATCCAGAGCGTAGCGCGTCTGATCAAGCGGTTGGTTCCACGGGCGAGGCTGACGGTAGCCCACGGTGAGCTGCCGGAAGCACGCCTGGAACGGATCATGTGCGACTTCTACGGCGGAAAGTTCGATATTCTACTGTGCACCACCATCATCGAATCCGGACTGGATGTCGGTACCGCCAACACCATTATCATTGATCGAGCTGATGCCTTGGGCCTCGCGCAGCTCTACCAGCTTCGCGGGCGAGTCGGTCGGGATAAGCATCGAGCGTACGCTTATCTCCTGGTGCCGGAGGATGCTGCGCTCTCAGAGGTCGCAAAGAAGAGGCTCCAGGCCATCGCAGAACTGACCGAACTCGGCGCCGGATTCAAGGTAGCGGCGAAGGACCTGGAGATCAGAGGAGCGGGCAACCTCCTGGGATCGGAGCAACACGGCCAGATCGCCGCCGTGGGATTTGATCTGTACTGCCGCCTGATCGAGTCAACGGTCAGAAATCTGAAGGGTGAAGCGGCTGCGGAGCCTGTCGAGCCTTCCATCAGGCTGGAGGCGGAGGGGTATGTGCCGGAGGCCTATGTGGAGGACCCCAACATTCGACTCCAGCTCTACAAGCGGTTGGCCGCGCTCTCTCTCCCACAGGAGATCTCTGCCTTTCGGGAGGAACTGGTCGATCGCTTTGGTGAGCCCCCCCATGAGACAGAACGGCTCCTGACCGCGATGACCCTCAGGATCCTGGCCAGATCGCTCTGCATTCGTGAGGTCAATATTACAGGCAAGACCATCCGCTTCGCCTTCAGCGAGCCACCGCCCCTTGCCCCAGCCAAGGTAGCCGCCTTGCTTCATAAAGAGGGCGGCCGATTGCGCTATATCCCCGGAAACACCACGCGTACGGGAAGCGATGCACTGGAATACACGGTGAATGGGCGCGACAACATCGCTACCGCTCAGGCGTTGCTGTCGCAACTTCAGGAGTGTCGATGA
- the rfaE2 gene encoding D-glycero-beta-D-manno-heptose 1-phosphate adenylyltransferase, with protein sequence MTVGTGKIRSLCELATIVQQRRALGERVVFTNGCFDLLHRGHTRLLQQARALGDLLIVGLNSDVSVQLLKGRSRPVLSQDERAELLAALASVDYVVIFEERDPSCTIDALEPDVLVKGADWAKEEVVGREMVERRGGRVVTIPLVEGSSTSSIIRRIMEMAPPKTAEG encoded by the coding sequence ATGACGGTAGGCACCGGCAAGATCAGATCGCTCTGCGAACTGGCTACCATCGTCCAACAGCGCCGGGCGCTGGGAGAGCGGGTAGTATTTACCAATGGTTGTTTCGATCTCCTCCATCGAGGACATACCCGCTTGCTACAGCAAGCGAGGGCGCTGGGCGACCTGTTGATCGTTGGCCTGAACAGTGATGTGTCGGTTCAGCTTCTCAAGGGCCGATCTCGGCCTGTGCTCTCACAGGATGAGCGGGCAGAGTTGCTCGCGGCTCTGGCCTCGGTTGACTACGTCGTCATCTTCGAGGAACGAGACCCAAGCTGCACCATCGACGCGCTTGAGCCGGATGTGTTGGTTAAGGGCGCCGACTGGGCGAAGGAAGAGGTCGTCGGTCGAGAGATGGTCGAGAGGCGTGGTGGGCGAGTCGTCACGATTCCGTTAGTGGAGGGCTCTTCCACGAGCAGCATCATACGTCGTATCATGGAGATGGCACCTCCGAAAACGGCCGAAGGCTGA
- the pal gene encoding peptidoglycan-associated lipoprotein Pal: MDRNLKTGRVFQLALICASVALIITGCATTASYRPDIDGMKATLAEVKTAGAEMRAPEEFAAAETCLDWFIHEATEFNPFADPDARIRSKCQAAFAALKAKMAAAAPAARIPAEAVLPPVMPQSETAQAGGAEKASPLKDIFFDYDRGSIRTDMKKSLNENIRWLTRNPTASIIIEGHCDERGTQEYNLALSQKRAKSVANYLAAAGIDTKRIKIISYGKERPFAPGHDESAWKWNRRAHFVLQ, from the coding sequence ATGGACAGGAATCTGAAGACTGGCCGGGTATTCCAGCTCGCGCTGATCTGTGCATCGGTGGCTCTGATCATCACAGGGTGTGCGACCACCGCGTCGTATCGCCCTGATATAGACGGCATGAAGGCCACCCTTGCCGAGGTGAAGACCGCCGGGGCTGAGATGCGCGCGCCCGAGGAGTTCGCCGCTGCAGAAACCTGCCTGGATTGGTTTATTCATGAAGCCACGGAGTTCAATCCGTTTGCCGATCCTGATGCCCGCATACGTAGTAAGTGCCAGGCTGCTTTTGCTGCACTGAAAGCGAAGATGGCCGCTGCTGCCCCTGCGGCAAGGATCCCCGCTGAGGCGGTCTTGCCTCCTGTGATGCCACAGTCGGAAACGGCGCAGGCAGGAGGAGCAGAGAAGGCATCACCCCTGAAGGATATTTTTTTTGACTACGATAGAGGATCGATCCGGACGGATATGAAAAAGAGTCTGAATGAGAACATCCGATGGTTGACGAGAAATCCGACCGCCTCGATCATCATCGAGGGCCACTGCGACGAGCGCGGGACGCAGGAATACAATCTCGCTCTCAGTCAGAAACGCGCCAAGTCGGTGGCGAATTACCTCGCGGCTGCCGGGATCGATACCAAGAGGATCAAGATCATCAGTTACGGGAAGGAGCGACCCTTCGCCCCAGGTCACGATGAGTCGGCCTGGAAATGGAATCGGAGGGCTCATTTCGTCTTACAATAA
- a CDS encoding CDP-alcohol phosphatidyltransferase family protein produces the protein MTVYAHILGEAPVTLWRLSSRERYRRVLRQAGVTAIADDLSLVKPSDSVLIVRGDYLFDGRVLHDLAASLNIILEVPEGPSRRVVAAHVAANLVREACALLSGERSVNTLPSVRVERLEDRVSSFHKSLLKSAPPFVASIRIETKRALEERLFSNSYKGVTDLVTKWFWPVPARWATRLCVTLGLRPNHVTSISVLLVCAAGALFANGLYGWGLLAAWCMTFLDTVDGKLARVTVTSTRFGHFFDHIMDLIHPPFWYLLWGRGLESFYPGIPSLTLDLAMWVIFIGYIVGRLVEGTFEYWLGRYSIFCWRPFDSYFRLVMARRNPNLLLLTGSLALGRPDWGLVAVTVWTAVSTVLLLSRLGLAFYTRLVYGPLRSWLAEGTGNGRDSSLAVRLFTDPLSSSASDV, from the coding sequence ATGACTGTTTACGCCCATATACTTGGAGAAGCCCCGGTTACGCTGTGGAGGCTATCGTCTCGCGAGCGCTACCGACGCGTGCTGAGACAGGCAGGGGTTACGGCTATTGCGGATGATCTTTCCTTAGTGAAACCAAGTGACTCCGTGCTTATCGTTCGCGGGGATTACCTCTTCGATGGCCGGGTCCTCCATGATCTGGCTGCCTCGTTGAATATCATCCTTGAGGTACCGGAAGGGCCGTCTCGACGGGTAGTTGCGGCTCACGTAGCCGCTAATTTGGTTAGAGAGGCCTGCGCTCTTCTTTCCGGAGAGAGGAGCGTGAATACCCTTCCATCCGTCCGGGTAGAACGACTTGAGGACCGCGTATCCTCGTTTCATAAGTCGTTGCTGAAATCGGCACCGCCGTTTGTGGCATCGATCAGGATCGAGACAAAACGGGCGTTGGAGGAGCGATTATTTTCCAACTCCTATAAAGGCGTGACCGACCTGGTGACAAAATGGTTTTGGCCTGTCCCGGCTCGATGGGCCACGCGCCTGTGTGTGACCCTCGGTTTACGGCCGAATCATGTCACGTCGATCAGCGTACTGCTGGTTTGCGCAGCCGGCGCCCTTTTTGCGAACGGTCTGTATGGGTGGGGACTTCTTGCCGCATGGTGCATGACCTTCCTGGATACGGTAGACGGAAAGCTCGCTCGGGTCACGGTGACGTCAACCCGATTCGGTCACTTTTTCGACCACATCATGGATTTGATACATCCACCATTTTGGTACCTATTGTGGGGTCGCGGGTTGGAGTCGTTCTATCCAGGCATACCGTCGCTCACGCTGGATCTCGCGATGTGGGTGATCTTTATCGGCTATATTGTCGGGCGCCTTGTTGAGGGCACGTTTGAATATTGGCTCGGCCGGTACAGTATCTTCTGCTGGCGACCCTTTGATTCCTACTTCAGGCTGGTGATGGCCCGGCGCAATCCCAATCTGCTCCTGCTGACCGGCAGTTTGGCGCTTGGCCGGCCGGATTGGGGCTTAGTGGCGGTGACCGTCTGGACGGCGGTCTCGACAGTGCTCCTCCTGAGCCGTCTGGGTCTCGCCTTCTATACGCGACTCGTCTACGGCCCATTGCGCTCCTGGCTGGCCGAGGGAACAGGAAACGGTCGCGACTCTTCGCTTGCCGTCCGGCTGTTTACCGATCCACTCTCATCTTCGGCGAGCGACGTGTGA
- a CDS encoding ATP-binding cassette domain-containing protein, translated as MRFLSTIIRMYPRRSALTLICLLFASIAEGVGLLFLLPMLSMATGEKTFGTGVIPSGAQRILTQALSVVGLRPTVGTLLVVIVLCVVAKGVFLLLAKTQVGYTVTHVATELRLSLLQALLAARWEYYVRQPVGSFANAVGTEAMRASMGYLEGAKSTTLFIEAIVYACVAFVVAGKTTLGILVPGIVIFYGLNRFIRMAHRAGSRQTHLLKSLLAGLTDSLQSIKPLKAMAREELIGPPLKSNAKRLNLAFQREVLSTELLSSSQEILLAVLIAVGLYVALSRWQMPFNIVMVMVFLLARLLTCLAKMQRQYQKMRTLESAFWSLQAAIDSANRDRETEPGGLAPHLEKALCLDKVNFGYGKHWVLWNASLVVPVGSFTAIMGPSGAGKTTIADLFTGLLRPQQGHVRIDDLSLDSVDLRQWRRMIGYVPQETFLFHDTVLQNVTLGDPDLSEADAEAALRAAGAWEFVVARPSGIYSSVGERGSMLSGGQRQRIAIARALVHRPKLLILDEVTSALDPENAAEICRTLRGLLDRLTILAISHQPVMVESADRVYRIRHGEVSLVMNDYDPSCVPITHKGNPG; from the coding sequence ATGCGATTTTTAAGCACCATCATTCGGATGTATCCGCGACGGAGCGCGCTTACGCTGATCTGCCTGCTGTTCGCCAGCATCGCGGAGGGGGTCGGCCTCCTCTTTCTGCTTCCGATGCTGAGCATGGCGACCGGTGAAAAGACCTTTGGAACCGGTGTGATCCCATCCGGCGCGCAGCGTATCCTGACGCAAGCCCTTTCAGTCGTCGGACTCAGGCCGACAGTCGGTACATTGTTGGTCGTGATTGTCCTCTGTGTGGTCGCTAAAGGGGTATTTCTTCTATTGGCCAAAACCCAGGTCGGCTATACGGTTACACACGTTGCCACTGAACTGCGACTCTCGCTGCTCCAAGCTCTGCTGGCCGCTCGGTGGGAGTATTACGTACGCCAACCTGTCGGAAGCTTCGCTAATGCCGTAGGCACTGAAGCGATGCGAGCCTCAATGGGGTATCTTGAGGGCGCCAAGAGTACGACCCTGTTTATCGAGGCGATTGTGTATGCATGTGTGGCCTTCGTTGTTGCGGGGAAGACAACCCTGGGAATCCTGGTTCCCGGAATCGTGATCTTCTATGGACTCAACCGTTTCATCCGCATGGCGCATCGAGCTGGAAGCCGCCAAACCCATTTATTAAAATCCCTTCTCGCCGGCCTGACTGATAGCCTTCAATCCATCAAACCCCTCAAGGCAATGGCGCGTGAAGAGTTGATCGGCCCTCCCCTCAAGTCCAACGCCAAGCGATTAAACCTGGCGTTTCAGCGTGAAGTACTCAGCACCGAGCTGCTCAGCTCCTCCCAGGAGATTCTGTTAGCCGTCCTTATCGCTGTCGGGTTATATGTGGCCCTTAGCCGGTGGCAGATGCCGTTCAATATCGTGATGGTTATGGTGTTCCTTCTTGCTCGATTGCTGACCTGTCTAGCTAAGATGCAGCGGCAATACCAGAAAATGCGAACCCTGGAAAGTGCCTTCTGGTCGTTGCAAGCGGCCATTGACAGCGCGAACCGCGATCGTGAAACAGAGCCAGGAGGCCTGGCCCCTCACCTGGAGAAGGCCCTTTGCCTTGATAAAGTCAACTTTGGATATGGAAAACACTGGGTACTGTGGAATGCGTCACTGGTCGTTCCAGTAGGGTCGTTTACTGCTATTATGGGACCATCTGGGGCAGGGAAAACAACGATAGCGGATCTGTTTACGGGTCTGCTGCGCCCACAGCAAGGTCATGTCCGGATCGACGACCTGTCATTGGACAGTGTTGATCTGAGGCAGTGGCGGAGGATGATCGGATATGTGCCGCAAGAAACCTTCCTGTTCCATGACACAGTGCTGCAGAATGTGACGCTTGGCGATCCGGATCTGAGCGAGGCTGATGCTGAAGCCGCATTGCGCGCTGCAGGCGCCTGGGAGTTTGTTGTGGCACGACCATCCGGGATCTATAGTTCGGTTGGGGAACGCGGTTCGATGTTGTCAGGAGGCCAGCGACAACGCATTGCGATTGCCAGGGCGCTGGTGCATCGGCCCAAACTGTTGATCCTGGATGAAGTGACCAGCGCGCTCGATCCGGAAAATGCGGCTGAGATATGCCGTACGTTACGCGGTCTTCTGGATCGGCTGACGATTCTGGCCATTTCGCATCAACCTGTCATGGTGGAGTCCGCCGACAGGGTCTACCGCATTCGACACGGTGAGGTTTCCTTGGTCATGAATGACTATGATCCGAGTTGTGTTCCAATCACGCACAAGGGTAATCCCGGGTAA
- a CDS encoding 1-deoxy-D-xylulose-5-phosphate synthase: MLHMVTLIPLEEFQRVRAAAIDQYDRLALIADMCRANTLASVKRAGSGHLGSSFSAMDIVVWLYYAEMNTVTVGVEHPDRDIYFSSKGHDVPGQYAILFSLGILPKEQFTTLRRLEGTCGHPDVSTSGIEANSGSLGMGISKAKGMAFAKRLRCHQGRVFVMNGDGEMQEGQVYEALQAAAHQRIANISLIIDHNKVQSDKPVRDICDLGDLETKLRTFGWHVARCDGHDFRQLEKVFAEFKAITDTPKVLIADTIKGRGVSFMEHPTALKTGGGLYRWHSGAPDDRSFTDAYQEIVTRIQARMERLGLLPLAMEELTQEDKGAKAVSSEYVADAFGRALVDIAAEREELVVLDADLAADCRIRAFELTYPERFIENGIAEQDMVSMAGGLALQGLLPVVNTFAAFLASRANEQIYNNACEQTKIIYVCHYAGLIPAGPGQSHQSIRDISLVGALPNLVVIQPCNAAETRMAVEYCVKEAEESCVLRLVIGPSPRIIELPQGYRLEPGRGVTLVDGRDAVLFAYGPIMLHEALLAAEILRESGFHLKVVNMPWINRVHTDWLQEVIDTCRALFVLEDHAPVGGLGDTLLNTLTASHVMDNRHFQKFGIEGYPAWGTPSEVLKYHGLDGASLAARILKSRDSASGCNRP; this comes from the coding sequence ATGCTTCATATGGTCACGCTTATCCCGTTGGAAGAGTTTCAACGCGTCCGTGCGGCCGCAATTGATCAATATGACAGGCTTGCGCTGATCGCTGATATGTGCCGGGCCAACACGCTGGCCTCCGTCAAGCGTGCCGGCTCCGGACACCTGGGCTCAAGCTTCAGCGCGATGGACATTGTTGTGTGGTTGTACTATGCGGAAATGAATACCGTCACTGTCGGCGTCGAGCATCCCGATCGTGATATCTACTTCTCCTCGAAAGGCCATGATGTGCCCGGTCAGTACGCTATCCTGTTTTCTTTGGGCATTCTTCCGAAGGAGCAGTTCACCACACTCAGAAGGCTGGAGGGAACGTGCGGACATCCCGATGTCAGCACATCCGGTATCGAGGCCAACTCCGGCTCACTGGGGATGGGCATCTCCAAGGCGAAGGGCATGGCCTTTGCGAAGCGCCTGAGATGTCATCAGGGGCGCGTGTTCGTGATGAACGGCGACGGCGAAATGCAGGAGGGTCAGGTCTACGAAGCGTTACAGGCGGCGGCTCATCAGCGAATCGCGAATATCAGTCTGATCATCGATCACAACAAGGTACAGTCGGATAAGCCCGTCCGTGACATCTGCGATCTAGGCGATCTGGAAACCAAGTTGCGGACTTTTGGATGGCACGTGGCTCGCTGCGATGGGCATGATTTTCGACAACTGGAGAAGGTGTTTGCTGAGTTCAAGGCGATTACCGACACGCCCAAGGTCCTCATTGCCGATACCATTAAGGGCCGCGGCGTGTCGTTTATGGAGCACCCAACGGCCCTGAAGACCGGCGGTGGGCTCTATCGTTGGCATTCCGGCGCCCCGGATGATCGATCCTTTACCGATGCCTACCAGGAAATCGTGACGCGCATTCAGGCGCGCATGGAGAGACTGGGGCTGTTGCCGCTCGCAATGGAAGAGCTTACCCAGGAAGACAAGGGCGCTAAGGCCGTGTCTAGCGAATACGTCGCCGACGCCTTTGGCCGGGCGCTCGTGGACATCGCCGCCGAACGGGAGGAACTCGTGGTGTTGGATGCCGATCTGGCCGCCGACTGTCGCATTCGCGCCTTTGAGCTCACCTACCCCGAACGCTTTATCGAGAATGGGATTGCCGAGCAGGATATGGTGTCGATGGCCGGCGGACTGGCGCTCCAGGGACTGCTGCCCGTGGTGAACACCTTTGCAGCCTTCTTGGCTTCGCGAGCCAACGAGCAGATCTATAATAATGCGTGCGAGCAGACCAAGATTATCTACGTCTGCCACTACGCTGGCCTGATCCCTGCCGGACCCGGCCAATCGCACCAGAGCATCCGGGATATCTCCCTTGTTGGGGCGCTACCGAACCTTGTCGTGATCCAGCCCTGCAATGCCGCGGAGACACGGATGGCGGTTGAATATTGCGTGAAAGAAGCAGAGGAAAGCTGCGTATTGAGGCTTGTCATCGGCCCCTCGCCACGCATCATCGAATTGCCCCAAGGCTACCGACTAGAGCCTGGGCGTGGCGTCACACTGGTGGATGGACGCGATGCCGTCCTGTTCGCATACGGACCCATCATGCTTCATGAGGCATTATTGGCTGCCGAAATCTTACGCGAGAGCGGCTTTCACCTGAAAGTGGTCAACATGCCCTGGATCAACCGGGTGCACACGGACTGGTTACAAGAGGTTATCGATACATGTCGTGCTCTGTTTGTACTGGAAGATCATGCGCCTGTGGGCGGATTGGGCGATACACTTCTCAACACACTCACGGCTTCTCACGTGATGGATAATCGGCATTTCCAAAAGTTTGGCATTGAAGGATACCCGGCATGGGGAACACCGTCAGAGGTGCTGAAATATCATGGACTCGATGGCGCTTCCCTTGCCGCAAGGATATTAAAGAGTCGTGATTCCGCCTCAGGCTGCAATAGGCCCTAA
- a CDS encoding acylneuraminate cytidylyltransferase family protein: MAIGYAIAPMRVDRYPDLKILGIIGARSGSKGVPHKNIRLLMEKPLIAWIIETAKASRYVNRVIVSTDSEEYAAIARRYGADVPYLRPKELAADHSPEWEYVKHMVEWLMEYEQYKPDIVVRMMTTVPLQMPEDIDSCIEELLKDPLAQSAVVIAEARQHPLKALKLINDGKGGQHLVTYFTESGREVTPIARQHYEKAYFRSNVIACRTNVIYETASLTGDFVRYHIIPQERAIDIDSPIDFFIVEKLMEKFRNDGIFA; encoded by the coding sequence ATGGCCATCGGGTACGCGATTGCGCCCATGCGTGTAGACAGATATCCGGATCTGAAGATTCTGGGCATTATTGGGGCCCGTTCCGGCTCCAAAGGAGTCCCCCATAAAAACATCCGCTTACTCATGGAAAAACCATTGATAGCCTGGATCATTGAAACGGCTAAGGCGTCGAGGTATGTTAACCGCGTCATAGTATCCACTGATTCGGAAGAGTACGCGGCAATTGCACGACGATACGGCGCGGACGTCCCATATCTTCGCCCAAAGGAACTTGCGGCCGACCATTCACCGGAATGGGAATACGTCAAGCATATGGTGGAATGGTTGATGGAGTATGAACAATATAAACCGGATATCGTCGTACGTATGATGACAACGGTTCCTCTGCAGATGCCGGAAGATATTGACTCCTGTATTGAAGAACTCTTAAAAGATCCGTTGGCACAATCGGCTGTGGTGATTGCGGAAGCACGCCAGCATCCACTAAAAGCCCTGAAACTGATTAACGATGGAAAGGGCGGTCAGCACCTGGTTACATACTTCACGGAAAGCGGTAGAGAGGTCACACCGATTGCGAGGCAACATTATGAAAAAGCCTACTTTCGTTCGAATGTCATAGCCTGTCGTACGAATGTCATTTACGAGACCGCTTCTCTTACTGGAGATTTTGTGCGATATCATATCATCCCCCAGGAGCGGGCTATTGATATCGATTCTCCTATTGATTTTTTTATTGTTGAAAAACTGATGGAGAAATTCAGGAATGATGGGATATTCGCATAA